From the Diospyros lotus cultivar Yz01 chromosome 13, ASM1463336v1, whole genome shotgun sequence genome, one window contains:
- the LOC127788639 gene encoding transcription factor HBP-1b(c38)-like isoform X1, which translates to MGSKRLNAGAEDHSSVSAVMPSLISQMQVSDANGTERGGTHSSRISDFRVLEQSLGFQTADAANFSRNTVSQLPNSSDAIGGSNFQFGIFNKSLVSFNADLAATNVGSQISQLQNIQQANLVSVSTGHHDNAGELNMADASPRTDTSTSLDADDTNHRFEMERSNAIVASDSSDRSKEKTLDQKSLRRLAQNREAARKSRLRKKAYVQQLESSRLKLTQLEQELQRARQQGIFISSSGDHSHATSGNGALAFDIEYARWLEEHNRQINELRAAVNSHAGDTELRTIVDNVVTHYEDVFKLKGNAAKVDVFHILSGMWQTPAERCFMWIGGFRSSEILKLLRNQLEPLTEQQLMGICNLQQSSQQAEDALSQGMEALQQSLSETLANGSSGSSGNVANYMGQMAMAMGKLGTLEGFVRQADNLRQQTLQQMHRILTTRQSARALLAINDYFSRLRALSSLWLARPRE; encoded by the exons CAGAAGATCATTCTAGTGTCTCCGCTGTGATGCCGAGCCTCATTTCTCAGATGCAGGTTTCAGATGCCAA TGGCACAGAAAGGGGCGGTACACATTCTTCACGAATTTCTGACTTTCGGGTGCTCGAGCAATCTCTTGGGTTTCAGACAGCAGATGCTGCTAACTTTAGTAGAA ACACTGTTTCCCAGCTACCAAATTCAAGTGATGCAATAGGAGGCTCCAATTTCCAGTTTGGCATATTCAATAAG TCACTTGTTTCCTTCAATGCGGATTTAGCAGCTACTAATGTGGGTTCTCAGATATCCCAGTTGCAAAATATACAACAGGCAAATTTAGTTTCTGTTTCTACCGGTCATCACGATAACGCTGGGGAGTTGAATATGGCAGATGCCAGTCCTAGAACTGATACCTCAACAAGTCTGGATGCAGATGATACAAATCATAGG TTTGAAATGGAACGTTCTAATGCTATTGTTGCCTCTGATTCAAGTGACAGATCGAAAGAGAAGACTTTGGATCAAAAG AGTTTAAGAAGACTTGCGCAGAATCGTGAAGCTGCTAGAAAAAGTCGATTGAGGAAAAAA GCCTATGTACAACAGCTGGAGAGTAGTCGGCTGAAGTTGACCCAGCTTGAGCAGGAACTCCAACGAGCCCGCCAGCag gGAATATTTATTTCAAGCTCAGGAGATCACTCCCATGCAACGAGTGGAAATG GTGCCTTGGCTTTTGACATAGAATATGCCCGGTGGTTGGAGGAGCACAATAGGCAGATAAATGAGCTTAGAGCAGCAGTTAATTCACATGCAGGCGACACTGAACTTCGGACTATTGTGGACAATGTAGTTACACATTATGAAGATGTTTTCAAGTTGAAGGGCAATGCAGCGAAGGTTGATGTCTTCCACATCTTGTCAGGAATGTGGCAAACCCCAGCAGAGCGATGTTTTATGTGGATTGGTGGCTTCCGATCATCTGAAATTCTCAAG CTCCTGAGGAATCAATTAGAGCCTTTAACTGAACAACAGTTAATGGGCATCTGCAACCTGCAACAATCTTCGCAACAGGCAGAAGATGCTCTCTCTCAGGGGATGGAAGCATTGCAGCAATCTCTGTCTGAGACATTGGCAAATGGCTCATCAGGGTCATCCGGAAATGTTGCTAATTACATGGGGCAAATGGCAATGGCCATGGGAAAGTTAGGAACTCTTGAAGGTTTTGTCCGCCAG GCTGATAATTTGCGCCAACAGACACTGCAACAAATGCACCGGATATTGACAACCAGACAATCGGCTCGTGCGCTTCTAGcaataaatgattatttttcCCGACTTCGAGCCCTTAGTTCTCTCTGGCTTGCCCGCCCTCGGGAGTGA
- the LOC127788639 gene encoding transcription factor HBP-1b(c38)-like isoform X2: MSKRLNAGAEDHSSVSAVMPSLISQMQVSDANGTERGGTHSSRISDFRVLEQSLGFQTADAANFSRNTVSQLPNSSDAIGGSNFQFGIFNKSLVSFNADLAATNVGSQISQLQNIQQANLVSVSTGHHDNAGELNMADASPRTDTSTSLDADDTNHRFEMERSNAIVASDSSDRSKEKTLDQKSLRRLAQNREAARKSRLRKKAYVQQLESSRLKLTQLEQELQRARQQGIFISSSGDHSHATSGNGALAFDIEYARWLEEHNRQINELRAAVNSHAGDTELRTIVDNVVTHYEDVFKLKGNAAKVDVFHILSGMWQTPAERCFMWIGGFRSSEILKLLRNQLEPLTEQQLMGICNLQQSSQQAEDALSQGMEALQQSLSETLANGSSGSSGNVANYMGQMAMAMGKLGTLEGFVRQADNLRQQTLQQMHRILTTRQSARALLAINDYFSRLRALSSLWLARPRE; encoded by the exons CAGAAGATCATTCTAGTGTCTCCGCTGTGATGCCGAGCCTCATTTCTCAGATGCAGGTTTCAGATGCCAA TGGCACAGAAAGGGGCGGTACACATTCTTCACGAATTTCTGACTTTCGGGTGCTCGAGCAATCTCTTGGGTTTCAGACAGCAGATGCTGCTAACTTTAGTAGAA ACACTGTTTCCCAGCTACCAAATTCAAGTGATGCAATAGGAGGCTCCAATTTCCAGTTTGGCATATTCAATAAG TCACTTGTTTCCTTCAATGCGGATTTAGCAGCTACTAATGTGGGTTCTCAGATATCCCAGTTGCAAAATATACAACAGGCAAATTTAGTTTCTGTTTCTACCGGTCATCACGATAACGCTGGGGAGTTGAATATGGCAGATGCCAGTCCTAGAACTGATACCTCAACAAGTCTGGATGCAGATGATACAAATCATAGG TTTGAAATGGAACGTTCTAATGCTATTGTTGCCTCTGATTCAAGTGACAGATCGAAAGAGAAGACTTTGGATCAAAAG AGTTTAAGAAGACTTGCGCAGAATCGTGAAGCTGCTAGAAAAAGTCGATTGAGGAAAAAA GCCTATGTACAACAGCTGGAGAGTAGTCGGCTGAAGTTGACCCAGCTTGAGCAGGAACTCCAACGAGCCCGCCAGCag gGAATATTTATTTCAAGCTCAGGAGATCACTCCCATGCAACGAGTGGAAATG GTGCCTTGGCTTTTGACATAGAATATGCCCGGTGGTTGGAGGAGCACAATAGGCAGATAAATGAGCTTAGAGCAGCAGTTAATTCACATGCAGGCGACACTGAACTTCGGACTATTGTGGACAATGTAGTTACACATTATGAAGATGTTTTCAAGTTGAAGGGCAATGCAGCGAAGGTTGATGTCTTCCACATCTTGTCAGGAATGTGGCAAACCCCAGCAGAGCGATGTTTTATGTGGATTGGTGGCTTCCGATCATCTGAAATTCTCAAG CTCCTGAGGAATCAATTAGAGCCTTTAACTGAACAACAGTTAATGGGCATCTGCAACCTGCAACAATCTTCGCAACAGGCAGAAGATGCTCTCTCTCAGGGGATGGAAGCATTGCAGCAATCTCTGTCTGAGACATTGGCAAATGGCTCATCAGGGTCATCCGGAAATGTTGCTAATTACATGGGGCAAATGGCAATGGCCATGGGAAAGTTAGGAACTCTTGAAGGTTTTGTCCGCCAG GCTGATAATTTGCGCCAACAGACACTGCAACAAATGCACCGGATATTGACAACCAGACAATCGGCTCGTGCGCTTCTAGcaataaatgattatttttcCCGACTTCGAGCCCTTAGTTCTCTCTGGCTTGCCCGCCCTCGGGAGTGA
- the LOC127788639 gene encoding transcription factor HBP-1b(c38)-like isoform X3, whose amino-acid sequence MPKRGGTHSSRISDFRVLEQSLGFQTADAANFSRNTVSQLPNSSDAIGGSNFQFGIFNKSLVSFNADLAATNVGSQISQLQNIQQANLVSVSTGHHDNAGELNMADASPRTDTSTSLDADDTNHRFEMERSNAIVASDSSDRSKEKTLDQKSLRRLAQNREAARKSRLRKKAYVQQLESSRLKLTQLEQELQRARQQGIFISSSGDHSHATSGNGALAFDIEYARWLEEHNRQINELRAAVNSHAGDTELRTIVDNVVTHYEDVFKLKGNAAKVDVFHILSGMWQTPAERCFMWIGGFRSSEILKLLRNQLEPLTEQQLMGICNLQQSSQQAEDALSQGMEALQQSLSETLANGSSGSSGNVANYMGQMAMAMGKLGTLEGFVRQADNLRQQTLQQMHRILTTRQSARALLAINDYFSRLRALSSLWLARPRE is encoded by the exons ATGCCAA AAAGGGGCGGTACACATTCTTCACGAATTTCTGACTTTCGGGTGCTCGAGCAATCTCTTGGGTTTCAGACAGCAGATGCTGCTAACTTTAGTAGAA ACACTGTTTCCCAGCTACCAAATTCAAGTGATGCAATAGGAGGCTCCAATTTCCAGTTTGGCATATTCAATAAG TCACTTGTTTCCTTCAATGCGGATTTAGCAGCTACTAATGTGGGTTCTCAGATATCCCAGTTGCAAAATATACAACAGGCAAATTTAGTTTCTGTTTCTACCGGTCATCACGATAACGCTGGGGAGTTGAATATGGCAGATGCCAGTCCTAGAACTGATACCTCAACAAGTCTGGATGCAGATGATACAAATCATAGG TTTGAAATGGAACGTTCTAATGCTATTGTTGCCTCTGATTCAAGTGACAGATCGAAAGAGAAGACTTTGGATCAAAAG AGTTTAAGAAGACTTGCGCAGAATCGTGAAGCTGCTAGAAAAAGTCGATTGAGGAAAAAA GCCTATGTACAACAGCTGGAGAGTAGTCGGCTGAAGTTGACCCAGCTTGAGCAGGAACTCCAACGAGCCCGCCAGCag gGAATATTTATTTCAAGCTCAGGAGATCACTCCCATGCAACGAGTGGAAATG GTGCCTTGGCTTTTGACATAGAATATGCCCGGTGGTTGGAGGAGCACAATAGGCAGATAAATGAGCTTAGAGCAGCAGTTAATTCACATGCAGGCGACACTGAACTTCGGACTATTGTGGACAATGTAGTTACACATTATGAAGATGTTTTCAAGTTGAAGGGCAATGCAGCGAAGGTTGATGTCTTCCACATCTTGTCAGGAATGTGGCAAACCCCAGCAGAGCGATGTTTTATGTGGATTGGTGGCTTCCGATCATCTGAAATTCTCAAG CTCCTGAGGAATCAATTAGAGCCTTTAACTGAACAACAGTTAATGGGCATCTGCAACCTGCAACAATCTTCGCAACAGGCAGAAGATGCTCTCTCTCAGGGGATGGAAGCATTGCAGCAATCTCTGTCTGAGACATTGGCAAATGGCTCATCAGGGTCATCCGGAAATGTTGCTAATTACATGGGGCAAATGGCAATGGCCATGGGAAAGTTAGGAACTCTTGAAGGTTTTGTCCGCCAG GCTGATAATTTGCGCCAACAGACACTGCAACAAATGCACCGGATATTGACAACCAGACAATCGGCTCGTGCGCTTCTAGcaataaatgattatttttcCCGACTTCGAGCCCTTAGTTCTCTCTGGCTTGCCCGCCCTCGGGAGTGA